The stretch of DNA AATTTGATTCTTGTTGCGGCTGTAGTAGGCATTCACGATAGCCGGTGCCGTATTCCACGCAGTTTTATTGACTGGCTGCCCCAATTTTGCATGTTCCGTCCTTGTGAGGTGCTTAAGAACATTCAGGGAATTTTCAAAGTAATTGTGCGGATCTATTTTCATGTCGATATATTTGGCATTGAGATCACTGCGGGAGAGAATGTAATCAGGATAGCCAATCTTGAGGGACATTGCGTCAACTTTTGCCTCAGCCAGATGCTTTGTCGGCAGGTCCATCCAGTCTGTCTCATTGATTATTTCCCGAAAACTATCTTGAAGTTCCTGCGTCATCAGCAGGGTGTCTTCCTTGCTGTTCTCATCGAAGTACCGTCGCACAAACATTGCCCCAAGAGCCATACCCATGATTGTGTTCACCTGAGTCACGCAATTTTTCCACCGTGGCGGTGACTGTTCGCGCCCGTAGAGAGCAAAGTAGAATTTCTGCTTCACATCTTGAAAGCGATCATCGAGATTCCCCGTGCGATGCCTGGCAAATCTCCAGAGTAAATAATTGGCAATTGTGCGTGGCTGCGTCTCAGCGAGAAGCTCCACGAGATGCTTCATGTAATCCATGGCATACATCACCACTGTCTCATTCTCCATCACCTGTCGCTCCAGTACAATACTGAGGTAGCGCTTAAAGTCAATCCCAGGGATGGTTTCCATTAAATCCGAAATGTTCATTCTTTTGTACAAAAGGGAGACATTTTGGCGCTTCTCCGGGGACATTGTAATCTTTGCCAATTGAATCTCAAATGCCACAATCTCCGAAGCTGTCTTTTCCGCTGACTCATTGCTGGCTCCTAGGAGTTCCACAATCTTGGCCATGTAGTCCCtgttgaatttaataatttttgtttttttttatgatatctcaagaaaaaaagattttattttctaaaaaaaaatattaaaataataaatatttaataacaaCAAGATTGATTCTCTATACTCAACTCTACCTGTAGGCATCAAGGTAGACAGCATTGGAGTCCAGAATAAAATAATCCCTCGTCGGTAGTCCGAGACTTGTCTGATCAAACTGAATAATATTCTCATCTGAATTCTTTATATCCGGTCCCACCCATTCCATAATGAGAATATCATTATTGTAGAGCCTTAGCTGGGCAGTTAGGTTGAGCCAATCAAAGGTACTTTCATCCCAATGCGGATCCAATGCTGGCCATCCACCCAGGCTCTCAAGAAGTTCATTCAATGGCGCTATTCCTCGTTCAACAAGCAATTCATGGTTCATGCATGACTCGTAGAGTTGCTTGGCCTTGACCTCAGCATCATTGGATAGATCAGTATTCTCATAGTGGAATTGATGACGTCGCTTGCGTGCACCATTGCCCCGTTGTTGTACTTTAGCATCAAGATCCTGAACATTATCCAGAATAATTGTTGGTTCAGGGGTTACACTTTCGGTTGCTTTAATGGTTGTTGTTGCTTGTTCCGCAGAAGCTTCCAGTAGCTCCCGTAGAACGGAATCAAGACTCTCCCTTAGCTTTTCAAATGTATCATACACAGATTTATCCTTCGGAATGGGATTCATTTTCTCCCAATTCCCACAGGCATATTGATAGAAATCATCACAAGGATCAGCATTCATGTCCATGTACTGTCGCATTATTTGTGCCTGAGATTCCCGAATTGTGGCTGGTGTAGCACGATTTTCTTGCCAAAATGAACTAAAATCCGCCACGGGGGCTTTTTCTTGAGGCACCACCTGCTCCTCGGTCGTCTCATTTGTATTCTTATCCACCGAGAGAAGATTCTGGTCTGCATCTTGTACGGTATCATTGATATTTCTCTTGAATCTCTGGTACAAACTAATTAATTGAGCATTATCTTTGGTATGGATGGTCACATCGACTTCCTCAACTGTTTCTGAAGCTTCTGAGCTCTGTTCCTCATCCCCAGTGTCATCCGTTCCATCCTCCTCGAGGCACTTTGGTGGTACAATCACAGATTCTGATGGAATGAAAGATGTTCGAATGTCTTTGAGTAAATCATTCTCCCCAATATCGAGGGCTTCATGGACACGGAATCTAATCACATGGCACTTCTTCACTGGCTCCTCATCATTCTGTGTCTCAGGGCGATTTGTGATGGAGATGTGGGATTTGTGCGATGTAGCCTTGGGCATGTCAAAGTGGGTCAAGAGgacacaaattaaaataaccgAAAGTAGAGTAGCGGGAATCAGGACGAGGAATCTGATGCATCTACTTCCTGGACACCACTGAAGGCGTCCTGTACTTCTATTTACACCCAATTTGCATCCATCCCCGTATGATCCACTATCACTGTAACGCCACTCAATGGATCTCATTGCAATAATGCTCTATGCACTCACACTCCCGCACTATATGATCATGGAAACTTTTGCTGTGAGATCACACCTCCACGAGATCCACACgcaacgcaaaaaaaaaattaacacaacGCACGTCACAAGTAAAAATTAACACAGATAAAAATGTCCTCTTAACGTTGATAAATTCCCAATAAAAGTGGGTACACCGGGAGGGATTATTTTGCAGTGTCGAGGATCACTCAGCTTCAGTGGCTGAAAGAAGTCTGTACGGGGAGTTGATATCCAACACAAGACTGACACAAATTTGATCTCGTTGAACCAATTTAAGTCAATTCGACATCACTTGCAGAATACGCATtgattataataataatatttcagcCTCCACAGAGTGCGAGCATTTTGTCGCACAAGAGGAACATTTTACTGTTTTATATTGCCCGCCGCAACAAACCCCGAACTATACTTACAGCACTGATCTCTGTGTTTGTATacaatcaataaaaagaaattcatctcAATGGATTCTGTGTGCCCCTTTCTCGCACCCAGTCACATCAATTAAGCGAATTCCAATAAATGATTTGCAGaagccaataaaaaaaagatcaacatCCACCGAGCATAGGGTAGACAGTAAGTTTTTAGCACAGTTAAAGATAGAAgtcttattaatttaattaatttagaacttttaggAAGTCTAAATTGTcgtttttatgcaaattcaattgcaaataCATTGGCTGATGCcttgaataaattcctaatTAATTCCTCACCAAGCGGTAGATTCCATTGGAAATCGGCCCACAAGTCTTCAAATGAGAGAATCAATTTTAGAATCTCATTTAGTCACGATGTCCAGTACATATGGCAGAAATGTGTGAGAGAAGACTGCTGGAGAATCCACCGTATGTGGCAGAAGTTATCGCAATTAAACGTTAAGTTCAATGATTTCACTTCATCACCATACTATCTGCaatgaaatgcaaaatataaattatttttaacaccACAGAGGAGGAATACATTTTAGCCATATACACATGATTTGTCAATTTAAACATCCCCAGCTAAATGGAGATAATTCCGTTGCATTGCATCTTTTAAGAGAGAACTAAAACACGCTATTACGGAAAAAACGAatgtattttgaaagagaagtATTCCAgctattttaaattatctttcattaTAACAAGTTTCAAGTTTGATGCAAAAACAGAGctaagaatttgaagaaaaaagttttgaattgaTTAGAATCAAATACGTAAGATCAACGACCAAAAccgtttaagaaaaacccacCGAGATCTTGCAGTAGAAGGTTTATTCTTAAtgctaaaataatattaaaataaatcaaaaagcaTTAATCGAAACAAAACCGAATAGCAACGCAACataaatcatttgaatttttcaatccCGGCATTTTCTTAACCGCTATACTATGAGTAATTTCactttaaatgcattttcttcaaatatatAGATCGCCTGATTGCTGTCTTGTGCGAGGGtggattttatttagaaacatTCTACTTATCGTGCATAAAAGCTAAGAATAATATTACGATTTGCGGTTTTCTTTCACACATAATTGTGCATACACACAGACTATTTTTGGCATCCCATCTGTAGTCTGTTTAACCATGCGCTCCCAAATTGCGAAATGGTTTATGTTTTGGAACGAAATACTCCACATTTACTTAAATGAAAGCAAAATCCTCGTGTCTTGATGACTAAGGAGAAGaggaagaaacaaaaattgcagACTCTcagaatttaattgcaaattgaaacagtttaaatgaaaaaaaaaacctcattgATTTACGTGGGTGTCATTTAAATGCGCGCACAATTTTTCACCCAAAGTGCGtcaagaaggaaaaaatatatttttttcatcttattcCAAAAAAGCTCCATGTTTATGTAGcacttttctttctcacagTGTACACACAAcaaaaatgcgagaaaaataAACGAAGAGATTTGAGTAAACCCACATCCTCTTCTTAGATTCATCTCATTTCGCCGCACAGATCATCATCCTGTGggcatattaaaatttttgctgtGTTAAAGTTTTAGTTTTCATGCTATATACTTCACGCACAATTAtatccacacacacactcttTCTCTTGCAAGAAAAGCATGTTTTGTGAGATAAAATGTTGAAGAGagcactaaaaaaaattatatactgCAATTCAGAGACACAGCCTGAGAATGAGGATcattcttcaataaaaatccgGCGACTGTGAAACcgcaaaatttttatttgacagACGAATGGTCCCTAAAGATTGCTCTTGATGGGTCTGTTGGAGATGagggcagaaaaaaagacattgagGCACTTCTCACTATGTATAAGCACATGTCCCCGCAGAATCTCAAGGTCAGTTAACTCCCTCCGCGTGCCAAATGCTCTATGTTCTAATACTTTCCTCCAACACGCTATGAAAGGTCTCTCAGATACTATTTGGCTACAAAAGTATTGAGTTTCGCGTCCAACTAGTTTTTTTATACGACTTATTCGTGAGAAATTATAAACATGCGATATGATTTAAGTGGATggtttttgcatgaaaatttatgctaCAGATATTCTCAGAAAGTAAGATAATAGCTTTATGAGGCATCTAACCAATAGATAACTCttaatagtttttattttaatgtggTTTTGTCCCGCTAAATGGGTTGAAACGTTAGTGTTTtattgcttaattttctaaagaagaataaaagaaaatataggaaaaattacaagaaataataatagtaattcttattttaaaaaaattgttaaattccTTTATCGTTCTATCAACGACTTCATCAATCTTTTTacttttccaaagaaaaattcgcaaTACTTTTTGAAACTCTTGAGCATCTTAAGCACTTCGCGAGCtagcaaaaagaagaaaagtgataaggatcaaattcttttcttaatttacaacttttttttatcaatttctctAATCAcgtaatatattttaatgtaaaatatatttcatgaCAGGAAGGGATAAATAATTCGcaggaaaaatcataaatttccacgcttttccaaaaattcaaaaaagtgCAATCTTATcaatataaaagagaaaacattCTCAAAAGCATTGAAGGTCAAGTATTGACGAAATATCTTAAAGTGTTTCGTAGAAAAAAGTCTCTGATAAGGAAGTgacgaatttttaaaatattttctggtATCTTCcggttttagctgtgtttctttcagacacagcttttgtgtaccgagcaaaatcgaaagtcgtcagatcgggctcaaacttgggatgagcacgaattagggtccccacattccaaaaaacgtatgcgccaaaaaatttttttttccggccggccggaacctaacgctaaattgcaagagaacggtgatagatagagacttgcggtaaacggcaaagtttaaatatcgactggaagacatccgattatgaggtcaaatccacccccccacccctccgtccgccattttgaataacctcaaaattttgttttcgctatatctcagcctctattatagctagaggtctgaaattttgatatgttgtaggggccatcaagagctttccaacgatacctcattttcgaaaatcggtcaagccgtttagtcaatatggctgccacaatttttcatcgaaaatcgaccataactcgaaaacggtttgaccgatttcgatcaacccgggctcaaattaaagatttcaacaaaccctacaactctctagaacatcgaaagtttcaaaagtgaccgctagggggccaaaaatgaaaaacaaaattttcgatgagttttcgatgaatatctcgaaaacgccattatcgatttgcttcattttttgttatgttatagctgaccatattatctagctccatgccaaaaatgaagaaaatctatgtcgccgttctcgagatatagccttccaaagttagcatgtcatatctcgggttctacaagtccgatttcgatcaactcaagcgcaaatgaaaggtttcgtgaaaccttACAAATGtgtagaacattgcaacttcgagaaatgaccgcgagaggcgctaaaatcaaaaacaaagttttcgaaaatttcgaactcgaatatttcgaaaattccattatcgatttacttcatattttaatatgttatagttgaggttaagacctttccaacgatagctcaaactcgaaaatctatggagccgttcccgagatatggcgttttaaagattacttgggggatgacttttcaacttttctcgactttgcgcgtatttaaattaatttacgctctagtttgctctcacaaaattggtgcactgaaagaaacacagctctcgtaagcttggtcagcttaccagtacattttttttaaagattgcattaaaaattctcaaagaaacgTTATGTACGCCTCTAGCGGTGAGATGGCCGGAAGATGcattttttgtgggaaaaagtaagataaaatgtactggtaagctgaccaagcttacgagagctgtgtttctttcagtgtaccaattttgtgagagcaaactagaacgcaaattaatttaaatacgcgcaaagtcgggaaaagttgaaaagtcatccaccaagaaatctttaaaacgccatatctcgggaacagctccatagattttcgagtttgagctatcgttggaaaggtcttaacctcaactataatatattaaaatatgaagtaaatcgataatggcattttcgaaatattcgagttcgaaattttcgaaaattttgattttgactttagcgcctctcgcggtcatttctcgaacttgcaatgttctagacatttgtagggcttcacgaaacctttcatttgcacttgagttgatcaaaatcggacttgtagaaaccgagatatgacatgccaactttggaaggctatatctcgagaacggcgacatagattttcttcatttttggcatggagctagataatatggtcagctataacatatcaaaaaatgaagcaaatcgataatggcgttttcgagatattcatcgaaaactcatcgaaaattttgtttttgatttttggccccctagcggtcacttttgaaacttcggatgttctagagagttgtatggtttgttgagatctttcatttgaccccgggttgatcaaaatcggtcaagccgttttcgagttatggtcgattttcgatgaaaaattgtggcggccatattgactaaacggcttgaccgattttcgaaaatgaggtatcgttggaaagctcttgatgtcccctacaacatataaaaatttcagatttttagctattacaggggctgagatatagcgaaaacaaaattttgaggttatccaaaatggcggacgcgggggtggggggtaaaatttgacatcataatcggatgtcttccagtcgatatttaaactttgccgtttaccgcaagtctctatctattaccgttctcttgcaatttagctctgaactccggacggacggccggacggccggacggccggacggccggaaaaaaaattttttggcgcatacgttttttggaatgtggggaccctaattcgtgctcatcccaagtttgagcccgatctgacgactttcgattttgctcggtacacaaaagctgtgtctgaaagaaacacagctaaaatgaagACAGTTTGATGAATGTTGCATTAGGTGACACTGCGTTGAAATATAATACGCATAGCGCAGTGATACAAACGGTGATTAATGGTTTCACAGTCGTGGTAAATGATAAAGGTCAAAGCAATTTAACTCGTACACGCGGAGACATTCATAAATCAGCACACAATGAATGGATGGCGGGGGGTTTTCTCTAAAAGGGATCATGTATCCTCTTCACCTCTGAATTGGCCTTCCATGCACGTGGTGGCAGCGAATGCGCGCGATGATTTGTTTCGCAACCAAAAATATACCTTTCTGGATATTCTTATCTCGTGCACAGAAATTACAATCGTTTTCGCGATACAACCGCAAGCAACACAACAGTCCCCTGGCCGtgaaaacgaataaaaaattcaacacggaattttctcctttcatATCGCGTCTCctaaaatatactttttttctgctgtgACCACAGATAGAGATAAGAGATGATTGCAAGGCGAAGACATTTTTGTAGCTTgaagcttattttttttgcttcgatatggatttttttatgaatctaCCTTTTCTTGCTTTATTATATTTACCTGGGAGTTTTGTCTGCGGTCTCTGATGTTGTCCACTCTCCCGAGGAGCGGGATGCACAAGACACGAAGTCCACAAATACTGTTTGAACACCTGGGCATGAAGATTCATCGTGCACTTGGCCGAGGAGTGTCTCTCTTGTCTGCACGTTCTGcattaaaatgagaaatcatATAAGAATAGGgaataaattacaagaaaTATGAGTTTATTGTCAATTGGGggaggaagaaagaaaaataacaatattGTAATGTATTTAAGTTTTgttttctacaaaattataGGTagcaaaaatagtttttttgcCCTTTaaacaactttaaaaattaataaatcaaccGCAAAACtgattaaatcaaaatttcccccaaaacCT from Lutzomyia longipalpis isolate SR_M1_2022 chromosome 1, ASM2433408v1 encodes:
- the LOC129786841 gene encoding neprilysin-4, coding for MRSIEWRYSDSGSYGDGCKLGVNRSTGRLQWCPGSRCIRFLVLIPATLLSVILICVLLTHFDMPKATSHKSHISITNRPETQNDEEPVKKCHVIRFRVHEALDIGENDLLKDIRTSFIPSESVIVPPKCLEEDGTDDTGDEEQSSEASETVEEVDVTIHTKDNAQLISLYQRFKRNINDTVQDADQNLLSVDKNTNETTEEQVVPQEKAPVADFSSFWQENRATPATIRESQAQIMRQYMDMNADPCDDFYQYACGNWEKMNPIPKDKSVYDTFEKLRESLDSVLRELLEASAEQATTTIKATESVTPEPTIILDNVQDLDAKVQQRGNGARKRRHQFHYENTDLSNDAEVKAKQLYESCMNHELLVERGIAPLNELLESLGGWPALDPHWDESTFDWLNLTAQLRLYNNDILIMEWVGPDIKNSDENIIQFDQTSLGLPTRDYFILDSNAVYLDAYRDYMAKIVELLGASNESAEKTASEIVAFEIQLAKITMSPEKRQNVSLLYKRMNISDLMETIPGIDFKRYLSIVLERQVMENETVVMYAMDYMKHLVELLAETQPRTIANYLLWRFARHRTGNLDDRFQDVKQKFYFALYGREQSPPRWKNCVTQVNTIMGMALGAMFVRRYFDENSKEDTLLMTQELQDSFREIINETDWMDLPTKHLAEAKVDAMSLKIGYPDYILSRSDLNAKYIDMKIDPHNYFENSLNVLKHLTRTEHAKLGQPVNKTAWNTAPAIVNAYYSRNKNQIMFPAGILQPPFYHKHFPRALNYGGIGVVIGHEVTHGFDDRGRLFDKNGNLHRWWSESAITNFQQRTNCLIAQYGNYTVSEVGIPVDGTSTQGENIADNGGMKQAFRAYMKWLSRPEMTSEDLKDETLPGFENYSNTQLFFLNFAQVWCGAMRKAAVEVKLKTAVHSPGKFRVIGTVSNSEDFQKAFNCPPTAPMNPAQKCSVW